The following proteins are co-located in the Trichomycterus rosablanca isolate fTriRos1 chromosome 14, fTriRos1.hap1, whole genome shotgun sequence genome:
- the LOC134326164 gene encoding stonustoxin subunit beta-like produces the protein FTLDPNTVYKNLHLSEENKVVTCSETLQSYPDHPDRFDYYPQVLCRESVSGRCYWEVEWSGYKWVYIAMSYKSISRKGRGVECLFGRNDQSWSLFCSPSRFSFWHNNKETIIPIMPSSSRIGVYVDYKAGTLSFYSVSDTMKLLHRVQTTFTQLLYPGFRLYLRSKVKLSDLTN, from the coding sequence ttcacactggatccaaacacagtatataaaaacctccatctgtctgaggagaacaaagtggtgacctgcagtgaaacattacagtcgtatcctgatcatccagatagatttgattaTTACCCCCaggttctgtgtagagagagtgtgagtgggcgctgttactgggaggttgagtggagtgggTATAAGTGGGTTTATATAGCaatgtcatataaaagcatcagcaggaaagGACGTGGTGTTGAGTGTTTGTTTGGACgtaatgatcagtcctggagtttgttctgttctccatCCAGATTTTCATTCTGGCACAATAATAAAGAGACTATaattcccataatgccgagttcctctagaataggagtgtatgtggattataaagcaggaactctgtccttctacagcgtgtctgatacaatgaagctcctccacagagttcagaccacgttcactcagctcctctacccggggtttcGTCTTTATTTAAGATCAAAAGTGAAATtgtcagatttaacaaattaa